The following nucleotide sequence is from Cyclobacteriaceae bacterium.
AACCGCACTACAACCATCAGCTTTGCTGATCCGCAAACTGAACGTTAACTGAATCCGTGTCAATCTGAATTTGGCTAAAGCAAAGACTGTATTAATTATCCGTGCATCCGTGGTTCTGTATTCTTTTTAAAAGCAAAAGCATTGCATCCCAATCCCCCTCAATCCGAATCCGCTTTAGTTATATAATGTTTATGCGTTATGTTAAGTAGCTTAGGCATCCGGGCTTACCGAAATCTTCATAGAAAGTTTTTTAGCGTTGGCTTTCAATAATTCAATCTTCATCATTCATCAACGGACTGGGGCAGCGACACTCTTTGGGTAGGCTTTGGTCTTTGCGTTGGCATGTGCGGCCTGCACAATGTGTGTTGCTGCTGCGCTGGCAAAGCAATAGGGATAGAAGCGGAAAGCACGGAGTGTGTTGGCAGGAGCGAGGCCGGACTTGCAGTGAATAGCCCGGGCCGTAGGCATTGCCCAAATTCTAAATATCTCATTTTATGAGATATAAGTTGCTCCGTTTTGTTATCTTTCCAATTCTCCAATTATGAAAATGAATAGGATAAAAGAAGTCATTGAAAAAAAAGGTGTTACACAAATTTGGCTTGCTGAAAAGTTGGGGAAAAGTTATAACATGATCAATGGTTACGTTCAGAATAGGCGACAGCCAAGTATAGAAGATTTATATCGAATTGCCGAAATTTTAAATGTAAATGCAAAAGACTTGTTAGCTGAAAAATGAAGATGACCAGGCATTTATCAGAATCAGATACGCGCGCAAAATATATTGATCCCAAACTCAGTCAAGCTGGGTGGGGGGAAGATTTAATTATCCGTGAGTATTACTTTACTGATGGACGTAAGCTACTTGGCGATAAGAGGGGCAAACGATTATTTGTAGATTATGTGCTTAGATTCAATGGATGTAATCTTGCAATAATTGAAGCAAAGAGAACTGACAAACATCCAACAGAAGGGCTTCAACAGGTAATAGAATATGCAGAGAAGCTGAAAGTAAATACTGTCTACTCCAGTAATGGCGAAAAAATTTACCAATTCGACTTAAGAGATGGAAAAGGAAAGTATGTCAATGATTTTCTCTCTCCAGAATCTCTATATGAGTATAATTTTCAAGAGCAAAATGATCTAAAAAAACGCCTCTTAGAAATTCCATTTTTTTTAACGGGAGCTTTTCGGCCAAGGTACTATCAAGAAATCGCTGTAAATAAAGTTATGGAAAATTTGGCTAATGGTCTTGATAGAATACTCCTAACCTTAGCAACTGGAACCGGAAAAACATTTATTTCCTTTCAAATAGTTCATAAGCTCCTTGAAGGAAAGTGGAATAGAGATAATGAAAGTAGGAGACCCAAGATTCTTTTTCTAGCGGATAGAAATATTTTGGCTGATCAAGCTATCAATACATTCAATCCATATGAGAATGATTTAATAAAGATCAATGGTGAAGAAGTGAGAAAGAGAAATGGCGAGGTGCCTACAAACGCATATATATTCTTTGCAATTTACCAGGCTATTGCAGATCGTGAAAATCAAGATGAAGAAAACATCGGTGGGTACTATAGACAATATCCAAAGGACTTTTTTGATATCGTCATAATTGATGAGTGCCATAGAGGAAGTGCCAACGATGAAGGCTCGTGGAGACAAATACTAGATCATTTTCAGCCTGCGGTTCATCTTGGGCTAACGGCCACCCCAAAACGGGAGGACAATGTTGATACTTACAAATATTTTGGTAAGCCGATTTATGAATATTCACTAAAGGATGGAATCTCAGATGGCTTCCTTACTCCATATAAAGTGAAGCGAATAACTACAAATATTGACGAATACATTCACACGAACGACAATCAAATCATTAAGGGAGCTGTGACTAAGGGTAGATATGAGATAAGTGACTTTGAACGTATCATAACAATAGACGAAAGAACTGATCTAATTGCAAAAACTATTCTTAATCACATTCAGCCAATGGACAAGACTATTGTCTTTTGTGTGAATCAGGAACACGCACTTACGATGCGAGATAAAATCAATAATCATAAGGAGGTTAAAGATTCCAAATATTGCGTTCGAGTTACCTCCAACGAAGGTGCAATAGGCATTGGATATCTTGAGGATTTCCAGAATAACGATAAAGACATTCCTGCTATTTTAACTTCGTCCCAAATGCTTACAACTGGGGTTGATGCAAGAAACGTTAGGAACATTGTAATTGTAAGGACGATCAATTCTCACGTAGAATTTAAGCAAATTATCGGTCGTGGAACCAGACTTTTTGAAGGCAAAGACTTCTTCACTATAATTGATTTTACTGGGGCTACCAATGCGTTTTATGACAAGGAATGGGATGGACTTCCAGAAGAAGAAATAGAAACCGCTGAAGGGAATGGCGAAAGTAAACAACGAATGCCTTATCAAAAGCCTAAAGAGTTTGGCAATGAAGCCAATGAACCTGAGGAAAAATTAGCTATCAGGTTAAGCAATGGCATTAGTTTGAAAATTACAAACGTGGATACGCGTTACATTGATGAGAATGGGAAACCATTAACAGTTCGCGAATTTTTAGAAAAGCTTGTGGGAGCTTTGCCTTCTCTTTTTAAAAATGAAGATCAGTTGCGCACAGCATGGGCGAATCCGGAAACAAGAGCAGCTTTACTTGAAAAATTAGGTCATCTAGGTTTTGACAAGGAACAACTTGAAGCACTTAGACTTATGGTAGCTTCGCCAGAAGTAGACATATTTGATGTACTAGCGCATATTTCATTTAGTGCTGGAATTAAAACTCGAAAGGAGAGAGTGATGCATGTAAAAGGTGAGCAAAAAATTCTTTCAATTTATTCCGACTTAAGAGCTAGGGATTTTTTGGAATTTGTACTTGATCACTACGAAAAGTATGGATCAGAAGAGTTGTCTCAGGACAAGTTAGGGGATTTAGTAAAGCTGAAATTAGGAACTCCTAAAGACGCAAAATTTGTATTTGGAAATTTAAAGAAACTGAAAGATGCATACTACATGCTTCAAGAACGAATTTACAAAGCAAGCTAGCCATGGTGATAACAGTTGCTCAAAACAAAATACACAATCAAGCTCAGACTATAACGATCACTAATAAAGTGCTCACTTTTGTTGGGCAGAATGGTTCGGGTAAATCAGCGATATTGGAAAGTATCTTTCAGAAGTACTTGGAGGATATACAATCAGATATAAGGGTCATTTCATTCTCTTCTGGAAGTAATGAATGTTATGGTGAACTGTTTGATAAAAGTATTAGGACTAGAAGGAGATTTGCAGTAAACAATCCAACAGATCAAGATTTAATAGAAAATGCAATAAGCACATTCTTTTTTGACTCCAGTTGGGTTAGAATGTTGATATTCTTTTCATGCGGTTTAAAACCAAATGGAAAAACTGCCCAATTCCTAAACAACAAAAACGTAATTACCCATGACGCAAATGGTGTTGATCAATCAACATATTTAGATTTTTCATTAAGGGTAAGAAAAAGTTATATTGAAAAAATAGATTATGCGTTGACTCAGGAAGCGATTGATTCACAATTTGAATCTATAAGAAGAACTTTTTTTCATGAACTTCTTTCAAAATTGATTGAGCAAGTCTATGATCCAAATTATGAATTTACAGATAGAATAGTTAAAACTAAAGTCCGATTTCATGCCCGTGATATTATAACTTCATTAGGGAATGACACGAACAGAATCTTTTCATTTTTAGCTTGGGCTTCACAGTATGAGCAATTTGTATCTCGCCATCATTGCAAATTGTATTTCAATAATTTAGAATTGAATGACTTTAGTGACGGAGAATATCAAATACTAGCCATATATGCACTTATTGATTTATTTGACACCACAGACACGCTTTTCTTACTTGATGAGGTAGATTCACACCTCTACTATGAAAACGTTCAAAAGCTATGGAATTCCTTTGAAAATATTACGGGTAAAGTAATTACTACTACTCATTCCGCAGACTCAATTATTCTCAATGATTTCAATAA
It contains:
- a CDS encoding helix-turn-helix transcriptional regulator — its product is MNRIKEVIEKKGVTQIWLAEKLGKSYNMINGYVQNRRQPSIEDLYRIAEILNVNAKDLLAEK
- a CDS encoding DEAD/DEAH box helicase family protein, producing the protein MTRHLSESDTRAKYIDPKLSQAGWGEDLIIREYYFTDGRKLLGDKRGKRLFVDYVLRFNGCNLAIIEAKRTDKHPTEGLQQVIEYAEKLKVNTVYSSNGEKIYQFDLRDGKGKYVNDFLSPESLYEYNFQEQNDLKKRLLEIPFFLTGAFRPRYYQEIAVNKVMENLANGLDRILLTLATGTGKTFISFQIVHKLLEGKWNRDNESRRPKILFLADRNILADQAINTFNPYENDLIKINGEEVRKRNGEVPTNAYIFFAIYQAIADRENQDEENIGGYYRQYPKDFFDIVIIDECHRGSANDEGSWRQILDHFQPAVHLGLTATPKREDNVDTYKYFGKPIYEYSLKDGISDGFLTPYKVKRITTNIDEYIHTNDNQIIKGAVTKGRYEISDFERIITIDERTDLIAKTILNHIQPMDKTIVFCVNQEHALTMRDKINNHKEVKDSKYCVRVTSNEGAIGIGYLEDFQNNDKDIPAILTSSQMLTTGVDARNVRNIVIVRTINSHVEFKQIIGRGTRLFEGKDFFTIIDFTGATNAFYDKEWDGLPEEEIETAEGNGESKQRMPYQKPKEFGNEANEPEEKLAIRLSNGISLKITNVDTRYIDENGKPLTVREFLEKLVGALPSLFKNEDQLRTAWANPETRAALLEKLGHLGFDKEQLEALRLMVASPEVDIFDVLAHISFSAGIKTRKERVMHVKGEQKILSIYSDLRARDFLEFVLDHYEKYGSEELSQDKLGDLVKLKLGTPKDAKFVFGNLKKLKDAYYMLQERIYKAS
- a CDS encoding ATP-binding protein, whose translation is MVITVAQNKIHNQAQTITITNKVLTFVGQNGSGKSAILESIFQKYLEDIQSDIRVISFSSGSNECYGELFDKSIRTRRRFAVNNPTDQDLIENAISTFFFDSSWVRMLIFFSCGLKPNGKTAQFLNNKNVITHDANGVDQSTYLDFSLRVRKSYIEKIDYALTQEAIDSQFESIRRTFFHELLSKLIEQVYDPNYEFTDRIVKTKVRFHARDIITSLGNDTNRIFSFLAWASQYEQFVSRHHCKLYFNNLELNDFSDGEYQILAIYALIDLFDTTDTLFLLDEVDSHLYYENVQKLWNSFENITGKVITTTHSADSIILNDFNNIRLVNNGEVAPTLLADTILNRLEALASGLDYKMQIAGKVRYIALVEDYFDWFIFKELSSIKIPNFDPTVFDRIHYIKCPSNWDQTSQEFGGAKVNWVADFKKQNAQPETHRIFLLCDRDNFPLADIGISGLVNRSASRQNRIPIPGQGGNRMAFLLSWKRREIENYLLSHTMLSAHNILQQIQDQLPAASQLIVDNQGDNENVRRLDVKALLQPLYLKDNVTGISTTQRGVDFVKLSLLIREIPANEISEDITNLYNFFRDNL